In Paraflavitalea devenefica, a single window of DNA contains:
- a CDS encoding class I SAM-dependent methyltransferase, translating into MTQQPPDGHVFFVLPGMDLQEIIIDRIKEEGPISFHDFMEMALYYPGLGYYTSDRDKFGKRGDYFTSSCLSPVMGMVLGKQIEEMWRQLGAADFTIVEYGAGNGFLCHDILGYLCENKQLYSRLRYCIIEKSPVMRNRQRAHLPDKVAWYDSIEAIGRLTGCIISNELVDNFAVHRVVMQDTLQEVFLDYQDGFVETLRPASAALTGYFRELDVALPRGFQTEINLEATQWIGSIGAALQKGYVITIDYGYASAELYRNSRRAGTLLCYHQHQVNDDPYRAIGRQDITTHINFSALSHWGFKNGLAPLGLVSQAAFLLALDFKACLRKTLAAGENKLKAALQEAQLTRTLLLDMGLRFKVLVQHKGMAGRPLSGLAFASFGS; encoded by the coding sequence ATGACACAGCAACCTCCTGACGGGCATGTATTTTTTGTGCTTCCCGGTATGGACTTACAGGAGATCATCATCGACCGCATCAAAGAAGAAGGGCCTATTTCGTTTCATGATTTTATGGAAATGGCGCTTTATTATCCGGGCCTGGGTTATTATACTTCCGACCGGGATAAATTCGGCAAGCGGGGCGACTATTTTACCAGTTCCTGCCTCAGTCCGGTAATGGGCATGGTGCTGGGCAAACAGATCGAAGAAATGTGGCGCCAGTTGGGCGCAGCAGACTTTACGATCGTTGAGTACGGTGCGGGGAACGGTTTTCTTTGTCATGATATCCTTGGTTACCTGTGTGAGAATAAGCAGTTGTACAGCAGGTTGCGGTATTGTATCATTGAGAAAAGTCCGGTCATGCGCAACCGGCAACGGGCGCACCTGCCCGATAAGGTAGCCTGGTATGATTCCATTGAAGCCATTGGCCGTCTCACGGGCTGCATTATCTCCAATGAGTTGGTGGATAATTTTGCGGTGCACCGGGTGGTGATGCAGGATACATTGCAGGAAGTGTTCCTGGATTACCAGGATGGGTTTGTGGAAACCCTGCGCCCCGCCAGTGCGGCCCTGACCGGTTATTTCCGGGAGTTGGACGTAGCGCTGCCGCGCGGTTTTCAGACCGAGATCAACCTGGAAGCCACGCAATGGATCGGATCTATTGGCGCTGCTTTACAAAAAGGCTATGTCATTACCATTGATTACGGTTATGCTTCTGCTGAATTATACCGCAATAGCCGGCGTGCAGGTACTTTGCTTTGCTATCACCAGCACCAGGTCAATGATGATCCCTATCGGGCGATTGGCCGGCAGGATATTACCACACATATCAATTTTTCCGCGTTGAGTCATTGGGGCTTTAAAAACGGTCTGGCCCCGTTGGGGCTGGTGAGCCAGGCGGCCTTCCTGCTGGCCCTCGACTTTAAAGCCTGTCTCCGGAAAACCCTGGCGGCGGGGGAAAATAAACTCAAGGCAGCGTTACAAGAAGCGCAGCTTACCCGGACGCTTTTGCTGGATATGGGCCTGCGGTTCAAGGTGCTGGTCCAGCATAAGGGAATGGCCGGCCGGCCATTGTCGGGACTGGCCTTTGCTTCGTTTGGTTCCTGA
- a CDS encoding TfoX/Sxy family protein produces the protein MPFNEQLADRVRELIAATEKKVEEKRMFGGLCFMVNDKMCVGVEQERLMLRIGPDVYEEALEKEGCIPMDFTGKVMKGYVFVDQEVLTTKKQLSGWIKLALDYNKIAKAAKPKKKK, from the coding sequence ATGCCATTCAACGAACAACTCGCCGACAGGGTGAGAGAGCTCATTGCCGCCACAGAAAAGAAGGTGGAAGAAAAGAGAATGTTTGGCGGCCTCTGCTTTATGGTTAATGATAAGATGTGCGTGGGCGTTGAACAGGAAAGGCTCATGCTGCGTATCGGTCCCGATGTATATGAAGAAGCGCTGGAAAAAGAGGGCTGCATACCGATGGACTTTACCGGTAAGGTCATGAAAGGATATGTCTTCGTAGACCAGGAAGTATTGACCACAAAAAAACAACTTTCGGGGTGGATCAAACTGGCGCTGGACTATAACAAAATAGCCAAAGCGGCTAAACCTAAAAAGAAGAAGTAA
- a CDS encoding M13 family metallopeptidase, with product MKLYVLLMAVSTGCFLACQNSDTKTTRPDVVAANMDTTVQPGNDFFLYANGGWIKQNPIPDEESRWGIGNMVNEEIYKRVLTINEKAVADSAAGGASRKLADFWLSAMDTVAIEQAGITPLQPELDKINAITDIPSLMQLIARWQTQGISPAFSQFIFQDSKNSEQMALYLYQGGLGLPNRDYYFNTDERTTMIRNEYVKHVAKMLRLLGDDTTTAAGNAAMIMKLETRLAKASRKLEALRDPYANYNKFAVTDIKKLTPAVDWKTWATNYGAGAVDSVIIGQPEFFKELQAALTTIPLADWKVYLRWNLVNNSAEFISKPFADQDFEFYSKTIRGVKKQRPRWKRVLDTQKGIMGELVGQLFVKEYFNETARKRYEDMVEAIRTALKDRINKLDWMSDSTRQKALHKLATMKKKVGYPDKWKDFSAMQIVRGPYVINMQHANAWWHQYNINKLGKPVDRTEWDMPPQEYNAYYNPSNNEIVLPAGIFTVPGYRDEELDDAVVYGYAAASTIGHEITHGFDDEGRQFDANGNLVSWWTKEDEHKFMKKAQVMVEQFNGYVVVDTLRINGKATLGENIADLGGILLGWDAFQKTDQYKKAEKLAGYTPAQRYFLGYALGWLGHTRKESLANQLLTDVHSPAQYRVNGPMADVDAFYETFNIKPGDKLYRPDSLRVRIW from the coding sequence ATGAAATTGTATGTGTTGCTTATGGCTGTTTCTACCGGCTGCTTCCTGGCTTGTCAGAACAGCGATACCAAAACTACCCGGCCCGATGTGGTAGCCGCCAACATGGATACCACCGTACAACCCGGCAATGACTTTTTCCTGTATGCCAATGGCGGATGGATTAAACAAAATCCTATACCCGATGAAGAAAGCAGGTGGGGCATTGGCAATATGGTGAATGAAGAGATCTACAAGCGGGTGCTCACCATTAATGAAAAAGCTGTAGCCGATTCTGCAGCCGGCGGCGCCTCCAGAAAGCTGGCCGATTTCTGGCTGAGCGCAATGGACACCGTAGCCATTGAACAAGCCGGCATCACGCCCCTGCAACCTGAACTGGACAAGATCAATGCCATTACGGATATTCCTTCCCTGATGCAACTGATTGCCCGCTGGCAAACACAAGGCATCTCCCCTGCCTTCAGCCAGTTCATTTTCCAGGACAGCAAGAACAGTGAACAGATGGCGCTCTACCTGTACCAGGGCGGACTGGGTCTTCCCAACCGGGATTATTATTTCAATACCGATGAGCGCACCACCATGATACGCAATGAATACGTGAAGCATGTGGCCAAAATGCTGCGCCTGCTGGGCGATGATACAACAACAGCCGCCGGAAACGCGGCAATGATCATGAAACTGGAAACGAGGCTGGCCAAAGCTTCCCGTAAACTGGAAGCCCTGCGCGATCCCTATGCCAATTATAATAAGTTTGCCGTAACAGATATCAAAAAATTAACGCCGGCTGTTGACTGGAAAACATGGGCCACCAATTATGGCGCCGGCGCGGTAGACTCTGTCATTATAGGACAACCGGAGTTCTTTAAGGAACTGCAGGCAGCGCTCACCACTATCCCGCTGGCCGACTGGAAAGTGTACCTGCGCTGGAACCTTGTCAACAATTCGGCCGAGTTTATCAGCAAGCCTTTTGCCGACCAGGATTTTGAATTCTATTCTAAAACCATCCGCGGTGTCAAGAAACAACGCCCACGCTGGAAGCGGGTGCTCGATACCCAAAAAGGCATTATGGGCGAACTGGTAGGTCAGCTATTTGTGAAAGAGTATTTTAATGAAACGGCCAGGAAGCGCTATGAAGACATGGTGGAGGCCATCCGCACCGCTTTAAAAGACCGCATCAATAAGCTGGACTGGATGAGCGACAGCACCAGGCAGAAAGCCTTACACAAGCTGGCTACCATGAAGAAGAAGGTAGGCTATCCCGACAAATGGAAAGATTTTTCTGCTATGCAGATTGTCCGCGGACCTTATGTCATTAATATGCAACACGCCAATGCCTGGTGGCACCAATACAATATCAATAAACTGGGCAAACCTGTGGACCGTACAGAATGGGATATGCCGCCACAGGAATACAACGCTTATTACAATCCGTCCAACAATGAGATTGTATTACCCGCAGGCATCTTCACCGTGCCCGGCTACCGCGATGAAGAACTGGATGATGCGGTCGTATATGGTTATGCCGCCGCCTCTACCATTGGCCACGAGATCACCCATGGCTTTGATGATGAAGGCCGGCAGTTTGATGCCAACGGCAACCTGGTAAGCTGGTGGACAAAAGAAGATGAGCACAAGTTCATGAAGAAAGCGCAGGTAATGGTAGAGCAGTTCAACGGATATGTGGTGGTAGATACCTTGCGCATCAACGGCAAGGCAACACTGGGAGAAAATATTGCCGACCTGGGCGGTATACTCCTCGGGTGGGACGCTTTTCAAAAGACCGATCAATATAAGAAAGCAGAAAAACTAGCCGGTTATACACCTGCCCAACGTTATTTCCTGGGCTATGCACTGGGCTGGCTGGGACATACCCGCAAGGAATCGCTGGCCAATCAATTGCTCACGGATGTACATTCTCCCGCGCAATACCGGGTGAATGGCCCCATGGCCGATGTAGATGCATTCTATGAAACCTTCAACATTAAACCAGGTGATAAACTGTACCGGCCCGATAGCTTGAGGGTAAGGATCTGGTAA
- a CDS encoding helix-turn-helix domain-containing protein codes for MDADIHSLYTSGFYQILDFKCRCVDCRTSKPEYNEAFCISFVRKGNFLFNIFRHSLDSYTGCVLITKPGYERTVTHTHTVPDECTIFEFTASFYAALLEHYGRTKFFASNDLHSTLYKTNPETEFLHFYIVRLILTKTGSKLQVDNLVMEMLHKVLGNITDYAPDNRIHPRLKQQHLTTIELAKTYITEHFTDDISLQEIATHCHVSPFHFSRIFKTFTHCSPHQFLLNIRLKQAELLLKDTLLPVGDIAFSSGFNSIEHFTAAFRQKYKCPPAKYRTQQPAIH; via the coding sequence ATGGATGCCGACATTCATAGCCTGTATACCTCCGGCTTCTACCAGATACTGGATTTCAAATGCCGGTGTGTGGACTGCCGCACTTCCAAACCGGAATACAACGAGGCATTCTGCATCAGTTTTGTACGCAAAGGCAATTTCCTGTTCAATATATTCCGCCACTCCCTGGATTCTTATACCGGTTGCGTGCTGATCACCAAACCGGGTTATGAACGAACGGTGACACATACCCATACGGTACCTGATGAATGTACCATTTTTGAGTTCACCGCCTCCTTTTATGCAGCATTACTGGAGCACTATGGCCGCACAAAGTTTTTTGCCAGCAACGACCTGCACTCCACCTTGTATAAAACCAATCCGGAAACAGAGTTCCTGCACTTCTACATTGTCCGGCTCATACTTACCAAAACAGGCAGTAAGCTGCAGGTAGATAACCTGGTGATGGAAATGCTCCATAAAGTATTGGGGAATATTACGGATTATGCGCCGGACAACCGGATACATCCACGGCTCAAACAACAACACCTCACCACGATAGAGCTGGCCAAGACTTATATCACTGAACATTTTACCGATGATATTTCCCTGCAGGAGATAGCCACGCACTGCCATGTGAGCCCTTTCCACTTCAGCCGCATCTTTAAAACATTTACCCACTGCTCTCCCCACCAGTTCCTGCTGAATATACGGCTGAAGCAGGCAGAGCTGCTCCTGAAAGACACGCTGCTGCCCGTAGGCGATATCGCCTTCTCTTCCGGCTTTAACAGCATAGAACACTTCACCGCCGCCTTCCGCCAAAAATACAAATGCCCGCCCGCGAAATACCGTACTCAGCAACCTGCTATTCATTGA
- a CDS encoding DinB family protein has product MQAPLIKTLQNSRNYTLQVAEAMPEKLYDSKPAGAGWNFREQLHHIAYGIQWWENNYMKGNKTDWQPPATKKNKKEIMAYLNEAYDGLQQTLEQGKLSADAVQGFHATIDHITHHRGQAVLHLHVQEIEPPEYTY; this is encoded by the coding sequence ATGCAAGCACCATTGATCAAGACGTTACAAAACTCCCGGAATTACACGCTGCAGGTAGCAGAGGCCATGCCCGAAAAATTGTACGATTCCAAACCGGCAGGCGCCGGTTGGAACTTCAGGGAACAGCTACACCATATTGCTTATGGTATACAGTGGTGGGAAAACAATTACATGAAGGGGAATAAAACCGATTGGCAACCACCTGCTACCAAAAAGAACAAGAAAGAGATCATGGCCTACCTCAACGAAGCCTATGATGGGTTGCAGCAAACCCTGGAACAGGGAAAACTATCAGCAGATGCCGTACAGGGCTTTCATGCCACCATTGACCATATCACCCATCACCGCGGGCAGGCAGTACTCCACCTGCATGTGCAGGAAATAGAACCACCGGAGTACACCTATTAA
- a CDS encoding T9SS type A sorting domain-containing protein has protein sequence MKKLYPSFVFICIIILFTVMHCWGAQDTIKAGSFLIRMGVTPQTINNSLKPYGLVYDLVKNHKVPVKWVINTGKTKDGADFTHNGIDYHGGTFIVPFEFRTTTVNNVISSWQAQGVVVETSVSQMVLDVFKTIYYAPNWTMDKQNGIIAANYFMNAGIPASAYGGDTANWKTPAQLNACDDIFVMPHADPAWSTHNNLYYWNRDYKGNIWAACHAVSELENMTSPDNTIQMNFLSTAGLVDWSLHKKDASPPYQYQDHGHPVMQFMGTLDEATNIGSEKTYLPVLGGAWRNTTSLGVYDISNEKVPSLSAGPAAIVAYGRAYGDEDRGYVMYEAGHDHNSNGTEAERVAAQRAFFNYSFYVAVDRFAEFNTQVSGLPEVIMPNQPYQLSFAVPPGIDLSNYTIQWSATCGGTFSSTNNQSVTYTAPQGGGACIVTVTLTDGCGRDVFSSKGTFIAALLATSSATLSGSYHATAQQVQLAWTDANSSAADHYEIQRSEAGSAFTTQALFFPERQTVQGGFAYKDQYAVQGAVLYRLKIVSTAGAVRYSNIVKIVNEDAAPQLALLSNPARGSIVFKYQSPVSGPVTAVLVDMNGREVGKKIIPVQKGISTVQMGTDGSCPAGMYVLRVVATNNSCTQKVQLVK, from the coding sequence ATGAAGAAGTTATACCCTTCCTTCGTATTCATCTGCATTATCATTCTCTTTACTGTTATGCATTGCTGGGGTGCCCAGGACACCATCAAAGCCGGTTCTTTCCTTATCAGAATGGGCGTTACGCCTCAAACTATTAATAATTCTTTAAAACCGTATGGGTTGGTCTACGACCTCGTAAAAAATCATAAAGTACCTGTAAAGTGGGTGATCAATACCGGTAAAACAAAGGATGGCGCTGATTTTACGCACAATGGTATTGACTACCATGGAGGCACCTTCATTGTTCCTTTTGAATTCAGGACAACCACGGTCAATAATGTGATCAGTTCATGGCAGGCACAGGGTGTGGTAGTAGAAACTTCGGTGAGCCAAATGGTGTTGGATGTTTTTAAGACTATTTATTATGCGCCCAACTGGACCATGGATAAGCAAAACGGCATTATTGCCGCCAATTATTTCATGAATGCTGGTATTCCTGCGTCTGCCTATGGTGGTGATACTGCCAACTGGAAAACGCCTGCCCAGTTGAATGCCTGCGACGATATTTTTGTAATGCCTCATGCCGATCCGGCCTGGAGCACACACAATAATCTTTATTACTGGAACAGGGACTATAAAGGTAATATCTGGGCGGCCTGTCATGCGGTAAGCGAATTGGAAAATATGACCAGTCCGGATAATACTATACAAATGAATTTTCTAAGTACGGCGGGATTGGTGGATTGGAGCCTGCATAAAAAAGATGCTTCTCCTCCTTACCAGTACCAGGACCATGGCCATCCTGTGATGCAGTTCATGGGCACCCTGGACGAAGCCACCAATATTGGTTCAGAAAAAACTTATTTGCCTGTATTGGGAGGCGCCTGGCGCAATACGACCAGCTTGGGCGTATATGATATCAGCAACGAAAAAGTGCCTTCCTTGTCGGCAGGGCCTGCTGCTATTGTTGCCTATGGCCGTGCGTATGGTGATGAGGACCGCGGCTATGTAATGTATGAGGCCGGCCATGATCATAATTCCAATGGAACAGAGGCAGAACGCGTGGCAGCACAACGGGCCTTTTTTAATTATTCCTTTTATGTTGCAGTGGATCGTTTTGCAGAATTCAATACGCAGGTAAGCGGGCTTCCCGAGGTGATCATGCCTAATCAACCCTATCAGCTTTCCTTTGCTGTACCTCCCGGAATAGACCTCAGCAATTATACCATTCAATGGTCGGCTACCTGCGGAGGAACTTTTTCCAGCACCAATAACCAGTCAGTAACCTATACAGCGCCACAGGGTGGCGGCGCCTGTATCGTTACGGTTACCCTGACCGATGGTTGCGGACGGGACGTGTTCTCCAGCAAAGGCACTTTCATCGCTGCTTTACTGGCGACCTCATCTGCTACCTTATCGGGCAGTTATCATGCAACGGCTCAACAGGTGCAACTTGCCTGGACCGATGCCAATAGCAGCGCTGCGGACCATTATGAAATTCAGCGCAGCGAAGCAGGGTCAGCGTTTACAACACAGGCTTTGTTCTTCCCCGAGCGGCAGACTGTTCAGGGAGGTTTTGCTTACAAGGATCAATATGCTGTTCAGGGTGCTGTATTGTACCGCTTGAAAATAGTCAGTACTGCCGGAGCAGTGCGGTATTCCAATATTGTAAAGATCGTAAACGAGGATGCTGCGCCGCAACTGGCGTTGCTGTCCAATCCTGCCAGGGGCAGTATCGTTTTTAAATACCAGTCGCCGGTATCCGGACCTGTTACTGCTGTTTTGGTGGATATGAACGGAAGGGAGGTAGGTAAAAAGATCATACCGGTTCAGAAAGGGATATCAACAGTACAAATGGGTACTGATGGTTCCTGTCCGGCAGGCATGTATGTATTGCGGGTGGTAGCAACCAATAATAGCTGTACACAAAAAGTACAGTTGGTTAAGTAG